ACAAATTGATGCCGGCAATGGTAGCCATAATGGTTACCAGAGTACTAATTTTTCacctatttttctatttttccgCAGACGTTTGTAAAACAAATTATTGTTCGCTtcatcgaaaaatgttttcttattcGTGATTCTCAAGTTTTTCCTGATTTTTCTCGTGAGTTGTGATTTTTTCGTGAGACGGCCGTGAATAATTttttgagtgagtgagtgaaaaaATCACTCACGTGGACATCTCTACTACTAATACTGACCCGGCACGGGATGGCTATGAGCATCATACGAGTTGGAACTTTAAACTCAAATTtgtatggtgttcattgttataaCGAGAAGCTCAACTGggagctaccggacgcgtccaaaagttgcggatagtgggataCTTTGAGGACGGAGTAGCTGCATTTGCTGCcccggacaatcagcgatatcgagtggagaatATCAGTGAGAAGTTgggcggcatcggctcttgtctaaatactgagtgcctatgatactcgataagATAAAACGAGTTTTTGGCGCCAttatataaccaatggccatgatGTTACCACGACGATCGGTCCCATGGCCCGGAACGATTTGGCTCACCTTGGAGCTTACGAAAGTAATCCTTTGACCCTCGCAATGGCAACATGCAGTTATATTAAAACTAATATAAATTTATTGTTTTAACATTATAATAATTATACATAAATATTATGAGTTTAATAATAGCTAATGGTGCTGCATTAAGCACTCTAGAAAATGAAAGTAAATTGGAAAACTTGTCCAAATTTATAAGAGTAAATAAGGACATAAATAGTTAAATAATAGTTAGTGAATTTACTCGTATCGTATATAATATAATTGAATGTTTAGTTATCGATGTTATTATCTCCCTTGTGGCGAATCGATTTCCTTCGATTGGGCGATGGCGGCTCCTCCGCCTCTGGGATAAACAGAGGATCAACATTGTTGGATTCACCGTTATCATCTTCTTCAGCCTTCATAAACATTGCTCTGAACTTGTCCTCGCTGGTGTTGTGTTTCTTCTCCATGTGCTTTTTCAAATCATACAAGTTTATAATGTCCACACCACACTCGGGACAGGTATGCTTCGGTCGGTTGGTATCATGCGTAAGCATGTGCGAGGACAAAGATCCATAATTTCTGTAGCAAATCAAACACATCTTCTTGGGCCACTCGGAACGTGGATGGGTCTTGTTAACATGATTGGCTCGTTCATAGGCTGTTGTTAGTACCACCAGACATATGGGACATTCAAAACTGCCCTTACGAAAATGAATTCTCCTCAAGTGTCCATAAAGCAGTCCCAATGTCGTAGTACCCGTATCGCATATAGCACAAATAAAGGACTTGTAGGGCATATGTGTGAGTTTATGCTTTTGTCTTTGAGATATGCTTCTGTCCAGCATCAGATCACAATGTTTACACTTGAATCGGCCATTGACCACTTCAGAGACTTCATTATCGTTGAAGAAAGTATGTTGAGATTTGATGTGCTCATTCCAAGCAGTGGGGTTTCGGTCAAATCTTTGATTGCATTCTGCACAGGCATAGGAAATAAAGCTTTCAAATTCGTTCATCACATTTGCCTTGCAAGACAATGTGCCCAGGCCTGTGTTCAAAGCCTCCTGTGAAGTGTTGGCGGCACCATTGTCCAAAGTAGGCGATTCCAATTTAACCACTGTTTTGGCTGCTTCCGCTTTGGGTTGAATAATTGTCTTCTTGGGGCGGAATAGTGCAAATTGTGATCTTTTCATGCGTGGCCCAATCTTGTGGAATCTTCGAACATGTCGTTTACATATCTCCATCTCTTTGTACATGCGCTGACAATACAAACATTTAAAAGGTCCTTCTATGTGGCTAATGTAGTGGCTCAAGCAAGTATCACTACTAACACTACGAATTGTGGTGTTGCAAGAGCCACACATCATATCAATGTTATTTGAACTCTTGATGAAGTTCTCCTCAAAATTGTTATGGAAAATCTTAAAGTGACATTCGATATGCTCCATGTTTGAGAATTGAATATGTTTGCATAAGCCACAAAATAACTCAATCCAGTTGTTTTCATCATCCCGTAGCAGCCTGGAAAAACACATGCTCTCAACATCTTTGGAATCGGTAGCCTCTACTACACCACACTGGGTGAGAAAATGTTCAAAGGCTCTTTGTACATCCGGCAGTTTTTGATAGCATTTCAAACACTCGTATGGCATATGCGGTAAATGCTTGAAACGGTGAGTATGTAGTTCCCTAGAGGTTTTCCCAACCAATTCTTTGCATTGTTTGCAACGAAAGTGTTCGGGATCGGCGTCCACAGCCATGCCCAAACCTCTCAATGTGTGTATGTAATGTCGCATTCTCAAATGTAGCTGCCAATCGTCAAAGGTTTTAAAATGATTGCCGCAGTAAGGGCAAACGTGCATAATATACCCTTCAAAAGCTTCCCAGTCCTCGGTTTGTCCGTTGACAATTTTGTGGCTTAGATTCGAAGAGGTCGAAGCACTCGGTTGGGACGGTGCTGCTGAAGGAAACTCCGAAGCGGATGGATCAAGTACAGCAAAATATTTATGCATCTCCTTGCACATGTGTGTCAAATCGCTGTATGAAAATTTCCCATGGCAGTATCTGCAATACCAAAAGGAACTTTGCTCGTGCGTCAAATAGTGTTCCATCAACTCATGCGAGTACCCAGACGACAATGTGGCGACACACACCGCCGAGCATATGCTACATTCAAAGTGTTCATCTGAGTCGTCAATAATTTGTCGAAACTTCAATCTCTTCCAGTTGTAGTCACACAAACCATGGAGATTCATCAAATGGTCATAGAAATGGCTTTCCGCATCGAATTTTGGGTGATTGCACAAATGGCAACTGAAAaactcaaattttgtcttatatTGCTTAATGTGGGCTTGCTTAAAATGATGCTGCAGATGTAAAACTTCCGGAAATTGTACGGCACACAACATGATTGGGCAAGTGCTTTCTGCCTCACTGGGCTTTTTGTGATTCTCTTCCAAATGTTTAATTATGGAATCGACATTGGAGTCCTTGTGTAGTTTACATACATTACATATGAACAATTTGCGCTTCTCCGGGCAGTGAAGGCTGAGATAGTGAACAAAATGATTCGAATAAAATGACAATACTTGATTGCATTGCTTGCAGGTGGCCTTATGCAGAGACGAGTAGTTAAAGTAACTTTTTAGTTCTTCAGTATAGTCAAAATGATTAGCACTGAGGTGTCTGGCCCACTGGCTAAGTGACTTGCATCTTAGCTGACACACCGGGCAGATTATGCGGACCCGGCTGTGACTGAGTAAATGCTCCAGTTGCCTATGAATCGCTGAAGCTTTTCTGCGCTTGCGAAAAAAGTGGCCGGATTTTCTGCTATTATTGTGATTTACAACTTCCTTACTCTGCTCGGAGGGGCCCAAAGATTCTGCATCAAACAAAGCGTCATCATCGTACATATATTCATCCTCGTAATCATCACCATAATCATAAAACTGGTCATTGGCGTTACTATCATTTCTTTCGTCAAGAAAATGTATTGAATAGCCTTCAACTTGGTATTCCGGAAAGGATTCGTATTCCAAATCCTCTTCCACCATTGGTTCCTCCTTCTTAATTATAGTCTCACTATGGTAGGCATTGTAATCTTCCTCCGCATCAAAAGATTCTTCTTTGATTTGAAAATCCATAATCGCCAATTTCCTTGAATTCGCAATCGCTTTTTCTACttcatttgtgaaaaattataaTGGTAATTGTTGTTTATAAGTTATACCAACGATCTAAAAGTCGAGTTTTGACTAAACGATTAATTCTATTAATCGACTTTTTGGTATCGACGGCCGAATAGGAGCATAAATAAGATATGGCCGGCCGAAATTG
The Stomoxys calcitrans chromosome 3, idStoCalc2.1, whole genome shotgun sequence genome window above contains:
- the LOC106093687 gene encoding zinc finger protein 585A, with translation MDFQIKEESFDAEEDYNAYHSETIIKKEEPMVEEDLEYESFPEYQVEGYSIHFLDERNDSNANDQFYDYGDDYEDEYMYDDDALFDAESLGPSEQSKEVVNHNNSRKSGHFFRKRRKASAIHRQLEHLLSHSRVRIICPVCQLRCKSLSQWARHLSANHFDYTEELKSYFNYSSLHKATCKQCNQVLSFYSNHFVHYLSLHCPEKRKLFICNVCKLHKDSNVDSIIKHLEENHKKPSEAESTCPIMLCAVQFPEVLHLQHHFKQAHIKQYKTKFEFFSCHLCNHPKFDAESHFYDHLMNLHGLCDYNWKRLKFRQIIDDSDEHFECSICSAVCVATLSSGYSHELMEHYLTHEQSSFWYCRYCHGKFSYSDLTHMCKEMHKYFAVLDPSASEFPSAAPSQPSASTSSNLSHKIVNGQTEDWEAFEGYIMHVCPYCGNHFKTFDDWQLHLRMRHYIHTLRGLGMAVDADPEHFRCKQCKELVGKTSRELHTHRFKHLPHMPYECLKCYQKLPDVQRAFEHFLTQCGVVEATDSKDVESMCFSRLLRDDENNWIELFCGLCKHIQFSNMEHIECHFKIFHNNFEENFIKSSNNIDMMCGSCNTTIRSVSSDTCLSHYISHIEGPFKCLYCQRMYKEMEICKRHVRRFHKIGPRMKRSQFALFRPKKTIIQPKAEAAKTVVKLESPTLDNGAANTSQEALNTGLGTLSCKANVMNEFESFISYACAECNQRFDRNPTAWNEHIKSQHTFFNDNEVSEVVNGRFKCKHCDLMLDRSISQRQKHKLTHMPYKSFICAICDTGTTTLGLLYGHLRRIHFRKGSFECPICLVVLTTAYERANHVNKTHPRSEWPKKMCLICYRNYGSLSSHMLTHDTNRPKHTCPECGVDIINLYDLKKHMEKKHNTSEDKFRAMFMKAEEDDNGESNNVDPLFIPEAEEPPSPNRRKSIRHKGDNNIDN